One window of Sulfuricurvum sp. IAE1 genomic DNA carries:
- the pyrE gene encoding orotate phosphoribosyltransferase: MDVKQIYLDADAMLEGHFKLSSGNHSQYYLQSAKVLEDPKTAKLLADALADVIRNDGIAIDTVCAPALGGLIAGFALATALDKRSIFAERVNGEMQIRRGFEITPGEKVLICEDIITTGGSAMEAAKAIEALGGEVVGFAALANRGFCKRSGSPLERKPNCSLPENKPLFALADFDFEMYAPENCPLCADGSEAIKPGSRGN; this comes from the coding sequence CGATGCCGACGCGATGCTCGAAGGGCACTTCAAGCTCAGTTCGGGGAACCATTCGCAGTATTACCTCCAATCGGCGAAAGTACTCGAAGACCCAAAAACGGCGAAGCTCCTCGCCGATGCCCTTGCCGACGTCATCCGCAACGACGGAATCGCGATCGATACGGTCTGCGCACCCGCACTCGGCGGCCTGATCGCCGGGTTCGCCCTCGCCACGGCGCTGGACAAGCGCTCTATCTTCGCCGAGCGGGTAAACGGCGAGATGCAGATCCGACGCGGGTTCGAAATCACTCCGGGCGAAAAAGTCCTCATCTGCGAGGACATTATCACGACCGGCGGTTCAGCGATGGAAGCGGCCAAGGCGATCGAAGCGCTCGGTGGAGAGGTCGTCGGATTCGCCGCTCTGGCCAACCGCGGCTTCTGCAAACGCAGCGGCAGTCCGCTTGAGCGGAAACCGAACTGCTCCCTGCCCGAGAACAAGCCCCTTTTCGCGCTGGCCGATTTCGATTTCGAAATGTACGCCCCTGAAAACTGCCCGCTGTGTGCCGATGGAAGCGAGGCGATCAAACCGGGGTCGAGAGGGAATTGA